GGCGCCCGACAGCGGAGGGCCGCCCGCCGATCCGGCCGATGAAATCCTCCATCCGATCGTTGCCGATCCGCTCGCCGGGCAGGACGGCGCCGGTCCCGGTGATGAAGACGTCGCGAAGCTCACTCATGGCGCGGACCTTGGCGATACGGCCCGAATCGCACAACCGGGAAATCGCCGTTTCAGACGCCGCCCTTTATCGGAATCGCCGTTCCGCGCGCCCTAGCGTCGCGCAGGCGCAGGCATTACCTTGATGTTCATGGCCCGTTCTCCCGCGACACCGTCCCCGAAGCTGACCAAGCCCGTCCACACGCCCAATCCCGGTCTCAGCGAGGCGCCCGTCGCCTTCGATCACGGTCGTGCGCCGATGTTCGCGCCGGTGAGCGGTCCGCGCCTGACGCCCGAGGAAGCGCCCGCCGCGCCCGCCGACTGGGTCCCTCACCGCCCCGACCGGCCGACCAACAAGAAGCGCATCCCGTTCCGGCTGGAGACGAAATACCAGCCCGCGGGGGACCAGCCATCCGCCATCGCCGAACTGGTCGCCCAGGCGAACGACGGGGAACGCGAACAGGTGCTGCTGGGCGTCACCGGCTCGGGCAAGACCTTCACCATGGCTAAGGTGATCGAACAGACCCAGCGCCCGGCCCTGATCCTGGCCCACAACAAGACGTTGGCGGCCCAGCTCTATTCCGAGTTCAAGGCCTTCTTCCCCGACAATGCCGTCGAGTATTTCGTCAGCTACTACGACTACTACCAGCCCGAGGCCTACGTCCCGCGCACCGACACCTACATCGAGAAGGACTCGTCGATCAACGAGCAGATCGACCGGATGCGCCACGCCGCCACCCGCGCGATCCTGGAGCGGGACGACGTCATCGTCGTCGCCTCGGTCAGCTGCATCTACGGCATCGGCTCGGTCGAGACCTACACCGCCATGACCTTCAACCTGAAGGTCGGCGACCAGATCGACGAGGCCAAGCTGCGCGCCGACCTGATCGCCCTGCAGTACAAGCGCAACGACCTGCATTTCGAGCGCGGCATGTTCCGCAAGCGCGGCGACACCCTCGAAATCTTCCCGGTCCACCTTGAGGACCGCGCCTGGCGCATCAGCCTGTTCGGCGACGAGATCGAGGCCATCGACGAGTTCGACCCCCTGACCGGCAAGAAGACCAATGCGCTGGACGAAGTCACCGTCTACGCCGCCAGCCACTACGTCACCCCGCGCCCGACGCTCAATCAGGCGATCACCGGCATCAAGGCCGAGTTGAAGGAGACGCTCGACTGGATGGTCGAGAACGGCAAGCTGCTGGAGGCCCAGCGGCTGGAGCAGCGCACCCGCTTCGATCTGGAGATGATGGAGGCCACCGGCTCCTGCGCCGGGATCGAGAACTACAGCCGCTGGCTGACCGGCCGGGCGCCGGGCGAGCCGCCGCCGACCTTCTTCGAATATATCCCCGACAACGCCCTGCTATTCGTGGACGAGAGCCACGTCACCGTGGGCCAGATCGGCGCCATGTACCGCGGCGACTACCGCCGCAAGTCGACCCTGGCCGAATACGGCTTCCGCCTGCCGTCAGCCATCGACAACCGGCCGCTGAAGTTCGAGGAATGGGACGCCATGCGGCCCCAGACCGTCTTCGTCTCGGCCACCCCCGGCGCCTGGGAGCTGGACAAGACCGGCGGCGTCTTCGTCGAACAGGTCATCCGCCCCACCGGCCTGATCGACCCCCCGGTCGAGATCCGCCCCGTGTCCGGCGCGACCCGCAACCAGGTCGACGACGTCATCGACGAGGTGAAGGCCACCAGCCGCGCGGGCTACCGTTCCCTGGTCACCACCCTGACCAAGAAGATGGCCGAGGACCTGACCGAATACATGCACGAACAGGGGGTGCGCGTCCGCTACATGCACTCCGACGTCGACACCCTGGAGCGCATCGAGATCCTGCGCGACCTGCGCCTGGGCTCGTTCGACTGCCTGATCGGCATCAACCTGCTGCGCGAGGGCCTCGACATCCCCGAGTGCGGCCTGGTCGCCATCCTCGACGCGGACAAGGAGGGCTTCCTGCGCTCCGAGACCTCCCTGATCCAGACCATCGGCCGCGCCGCGCGCAACGTCGACGGCCGCGTCATCCTCTACGCCGACCGCATGACCGGCTCGATGGAGCGCGCCATCGCCGAGACCGACCGCCGCCGCGAGAAGCAGCAGGCCTACAACCTCGAACACGGCATCACGCCCGAGACGGTCAAGCGCGACATCAAGGAGATCCTCGACAGCCCCTATGAGTCGCGCGACCTGGACCGCCTGACCCGCCCCGGCGTCGCCGAGGAAGCCAAGCCCTTCATCGGCTCCAACTTCCAGGCCGCGCTCAAGGATCTGGAAGGCCGGATGCGCGAAGCCGCCGCCAACCTCGAGTTCGAGGAAGCCGCCCGCCTGCGCGACGAGATCAAGAAGATGAAGCTCCTCGACCTCGAGTTCGCCAACGAAGCCCTCACCGGCGCGGGCGAGGAGGTCGACAAGTCCGCCCCCAAACGCTGGCGCAGGGAAGCGGCGGCCGAAAAGGCCGAGGCGTTCAGGAAGGGGCGCTGACGCCCCTCCCCTTCATCCGCTTCAGTTCCCCTTGGTCCCGGAGGTGTGGGCCGGGCCGCGGAAGACGGCGTTCAGGAACAGCGGCTTCAGCCCTTCGAGGAAGGCGCGCATGGTGACGTCCTGGGTGAAGGCGACGACCTGGCCGCGCCCGACTTCGGACGCCATGGCGACGGGCTTGTAGGCCAGCTGGCGGCGGTTCTCGGCCCACAGCTGGCCGGACGCCAGCACCTGATCCGGTCCGGCCAGACGCACGACGTTGGTCCCCTGATCGCGGGCCAGCGGGCTGTAGATGTCCGAGCCGCGCACCATGACGCTGAGGGTCGGGGCGACGCCTGCGCCGAGCCAGTGTTCGTTGTCCACCACGGCGCTGGCCAGGACGCCCGCGACCGGATCGGGGGCGCCGCCGTGGTGGCCGGTCAGGGCCAGGTATTCGGCGTCGGTGGCGATCTCGCTGCCGCCGTCCTTCTTGTTCTTGTCGCCGTCGCCGGAGACAGCGCTCTCGCGGCGGCTCTCCAGCAGCTTGGAGTCGGGGTCGGTCAGCAGGCGGCTGGCCGAGCCGACGCCGATCAGGACGCCGCCCGCCTGGACCCAGGCGCGCAGATTGGCGACGCCGCTCTCGCCGAGGATCTGCTTATAGTCGCCGCCCGAGGGCAGGATCAGCACCTGGTAGCGGGACAGGTCGGCGTTCGCCAGGCGGCGGGTGCGCACGGCCGTGACCGGCCAGCCGTATTCTCGCTCCAGCACATGGCGGATGGATCCGGCCGATTCCGGCTCGGTCGGGTCGTCCCAGGCCATGGCGACGCGCGGGGCGGCGATGAGCGTCGCCTTATCCGAGCCGACGCTGGGACCGCGGGAGACCCACGATGTCGCCAGAGGCGTCACCTGGGCGCCGCTGCCGGCGGCCAGGCGGCGGACGCGCTCGTCCAGGTCGGCAGGCGAGCCGGCGCGCGGGACGATGAAGGTGCCGCCCGGATAGGCGCGGCCGTCCAGGGTGAAGGGCTCCTCGACCGAGCGGACCGGCACCTTGTCGTTCAGGGCGGCGGTCAGGAAGCGCATTCCCGCCGTGCCCGGATGGATGGCGTAGCCGTAGGTCGCGTCGCCGGACGCCACGGCGGCCGGGCGGATCAGTTCGGGGCCGACGGCGGCCGTCTGCACCGACGGAGCGCCGGCGCAGCGCTGGCTCGGCACGTTGAACAGCAGGGGCAGGGACCAGCCGGTCAGGTCATAGATCTCATCGCCCAGACCGCGCGCGCGGCGGGCCTCCTGCTCGGCCAGGAATTTCGGGTCCAGCGGCACGTCCTTGGCCAGCAGGGTCTCGGCCATGCGGCGCTGCGGCTGGGACAGATTCACGATGTAATCGCCCGCCTGATAGGTCTGGCCGCAGGCGGAGAAGGATGCGGTCGCCCGTCCGACCTCCAGTCCCGAACGCACCAGCAGGCCCGCCAGCTTGTCGGCGGCGGCCGGGTCGGCCGCGGCGGAGCGCGACAGGACATAGGCGCCGCGTCCGCCCGAAATCCCGTCGCGGTGGAAGGCGTAGAAGTCGCTGAGCAGCTTCTCGCGGTCGCGGGCGGCGGTCTCGATGGTCGACAGGGTGGCGGTCAGGTGGCCCTTGACCGTGTCGGCGTAGGTCAGCATTTCGCCCGACGAGCGGCGCGCGAGCAACCCGCGCGACGAGCCCTGCTCATAGGTCATGGAGACGGCGCCGAAATAGGCGGGCCAGCCGTCGCCGTAACCGGGATAGAAGGCGTCGAAGGTCTCGCGCGTGAAATAGTCCAGCCCGGCCTGGTCGAAGCGTCCGGCGGTGTTGCGGCCGAACCGCTCGCGCGCGTCCAGGATCGGCAGATAGATCCACGGGTTCAGCGGCTGGGCCTCGGGCGGGAAGAAGAAGCTCGAATCCGTGCCCATCTCGTGGGAATCGACCACCACCTGCGGACGCCATTCGCGGATCAGGGCCGAGTGCCCTTGCGTCTCCGGCTGGGACTGGATGAACCAGTCGCGGTTCAGGTCGAACAGATTGTGGTTGAAGCGGCCGGACGGCCAGGGCTCGGCCCGCTCGGCCGACAGGGGATCGCCGTTGGGCTGGGCGCCCAGGCCCGCCTCGAAGCTGTTGATGAAGCGCTCGCGCCCGTCGGGGTTCTGGGTCGGCACGAAGACGACCACGACGTTCTCCAGCCAGCCTTGCGCCTCGCCGTCGAGGCTGTCGGTCAGGCGGCGCGCGGCGGCCAGGGCGGCGTCGGCGGGGCTGATCTCATTGCCGTGGACCGAATAGGCCATCCAGACGATGGCCGGGGTGTCGTTGATCAGGGCGCGGGCCTGCTCGGGCGAGGTCTTGCGCGGATCGGCCAGGGCGTTGGTCGCGGCCTTGATCGCATCCAGCCGGGCGATGTTGCGCGGCGAGCCGACGGCGGCCCAGAACAGGGGGCGGCCCTCCCACGACTGGGCGTAGTCGCCCATGACCATGCGGTCGGGATTGGCGGCGCGCAGCGCCTCGAAATAGCGGCGCACATCAGCCGAGCGTGTGATGCGCTCGCCGCTGTCATGGCCGACGACGGCCTGAAGCGCGGGCGGCGTCTGTTGCGCCAGTGCAGGCGCGGCGCCCAGGGCCAGGCTGAGCGCCAGCAAGGAACAGGCGACGCGGCGACGATACGACATTCAGAATACTCCCCCTACGGAGCGGCCAACTTAGCCTTGCGGCTGCCGTGAAGGAAGCGGCTGGACATCCTGTATTGACTATGGCGCACAGTATGTCGCATACACTGTGCGTCACACACTATGTGGCGACAGGTGAGGCGACGGCGTGGATCGGGAACTGTTCGAGACGATGCGGCTGGAGCTGCGGCGCGGGACGCTGGTCCTGGCGGTGCTCGCCTGCCTGCGGACCGAACGCTACGGCTACACCCTGCGTCAGGCGCTGGCGGCCGATGGGCTGGAGATGGAGGAATCCACCCTCTACCCCCTGCTGCGGCGGCTGGAGGGGCAAGGGCTGCTGACCAGCGAATGGCGCGAGGAGGAGAAGCGAAAGAAGCGTTTCTATGTCCTGTCGCCGGGGGGCGAGGCCATGCTGGCCGCCCTGACCGATGAATGGCGCGGCATCAACGCCTCGCTGGAACGAATTCTCTGAAGGGACGGGAGAGGGCGCGATGGACATCATCGAACGCTATTTGGAGGCCGTGGCGGCGCAACTGCCGACCGAGGACCGCGAGGACATCGTCGCTGAGCTGCGCGACCTGATCCTGAGCCGCGTCGAGGCCCGCGAGGAGGAGCTGGGCCGCGCCCTGAGCGACGAGGAGAAGGAGGCGATCCTGCACGAGATCGGCCATCCGCTGATCGTCGCCGCCCGCTATCGCAAGGGGCCGGACAGCCTGATCGGGCCGGAACTGTTTCCCTATTGGCTGTTCGGCGCCAAGGCGGGGCTGATCGTCATTGCGGCCGTTCAGGCGCTGGGGCTGTTTGTCAGCGTGCTGGGCGCTCCGGCTGATTTCGGACGCGCGATCAGCCAGGCCTTCCACGGCTTCTTCTCCGGGGGGCTGACCCTGCTGGGAGCGCTGACCCTGGCCGGCGCGATCCTGGAGCATTATGACATCAAGCCGACCTGGCTGACGAAATGGCGGGTGCGCGACCTGTCGGCCTTCGGCCTGGCCGATCCGGCGAAGTGGGGCGCCTCGCTGTCGGGCTCTGAGAAGGCCAAGGCGGAGTGGTTGCCGAAGGGCGCCCGCGTCTGGGGCGTGACGGCGAACGACAAGCCGGGGCTGGAGGCGCTGGCCTCGCTGATCGTCGGAGGCGTCTTCGTGATGTGGTGGATCGGCGTGATCCGCTTTCCGGGCCTGGGCGAGTTCTCCTTGAGAAGCGGCGCGGTCGGGATCGAGGCGGCGCCGGTGTGGGCGGCCCTCTACGGCCCCATCCTGGCCCTGGCCGTCGGCGGCATGGCGGTGGACGCGGTCAGCCTGATCCGCGGGCGCGAGGGGCGGTTGACCTTGCTGCTGAAGATCCCGCTGGCGGGCGCGGCGCTCTGGGTGCTGTGGCGACTGTTTGATGCGGGCTGGTGGCTCACCCTCACCCAGGGCGCGGCGAGCGCCCGCGTCGAGGGCGGGGCGACGAACATCAGCCTGGACGCCCTGCGCGCGGTGAACGATGCGGGCCGCGATCTGGAGGGGACGGCCCTGACGCTGGGCACGGTGCTGACCTGGGTGTTCGCGGTGATGGCGATCAGTTTCGTCGTCAACATCGCGACCTATGTCTGGCGGCTCGCGACGACGCGCAAGGGGTGATCTGCCGAGCTGCGGCGCCGTCATGTCCGAAAACCGCGAGACACGTTGGCGCTGCGGGCGCATGTTGCGGGCATGGACAACGCCCGCGACACGCTGGATCAGGAGGCCTGCTATCGGGCGGTCCTGACGCGCGACCCGCGCTTCGACGGGCGCTTCTTCACCTGCGTGAAGTCTACCGGAATCTATTGCCGCCCGGTCTGCCCGGCGCGGACGCCCAGGCGTGAGAACATGCGCTTCGTCATCAGCGCGGCGGCGGCCGAGGAGGCGGGCTTCCGCGCCTGCCTGCGCTGTCGGCCGGAAACCGCGCCCGATATGGGCGCGTGGCGGGGGACGTCCAACACTGTCAGCCGGGCGCTGAATCTGATCGAGGCGGGGGCGCTAGATAAGGGCGACGTCGACGCCCTGGCCGCGCGGCTGGGGGTGGGCGAGCGACACCTGCGCCGCCTGTTCCGCCAGCACCTGGGGGCCGCCCCGGTCGGCGTGGCCCAGACGCGCCGCGTGCTGCTGGCCAAGGCCCTGATCCACCAGACCGACCTGCCGATGGCCGAGGTGGCGATGGCGTCCGGCTTCGGCAGCGTGCGCCGCTTCAACGAGACGTTTCAGGCCCTGTATGGGCGGCCCCCGTCGGCGCTGCGGGCGCGGACCGAGCGGCCTTGGGATGGGGGCGTGCGGCTGAGCCTGCCCTATCGCCCGCCCTATGAGGTCGAGGCCATGCTGGCGGCCCTGAAAGCGAGCGGCGAGACGGTCGAGGAGCGCCTCTGGCGGCGCGTCCTGACGCCCGCGACGGACGGGGCGACGGGTGAGGTCTCGGCCCGGTTCGAGGACGGGAACCGCCTGGCGGTCACGGCGGCGCTGCACGACCTCAAGGCCCTGCCAGGCGTGCTGGCGCGGGTGCGGCGGCTGTTCGACCTGCCAGCCGACCCCGAGGCCATCCGGCGCGACCTGTCGCTCGACCCTGTTCTGGCGCCCTTGGTCGCGGCGCGGCCCGGCCTGCGCCTGCCGGGCGCCTGGATCGACGATGAGGGCGACATGGCCAGCGACCGGCTTGAAGATCACAGGCTCGCGGCGCGGGCCGAGCGATGGCGACCCTGGCGGGCCTATGGCGCGCTGCACCTGCGCGAGGCAGGCGTAGACGGCGCGGCGATCATGGAGAGCGACGATGAAAAAGACGCAGCTTGAAGCCTTTACGCTGGACCGCATCGCCACGCCGGTGGGCGAGGTGCTGCTGGTCACGGACGCGGAGGGGGCCGTGCGCGCTTTCGACTTCACCGACTATGAGGCGCGGATGATGGCGCTGCTGGCCCGTCATTACGGCGAGGTTCAGCTGACGCCCGGCCGCGCGCCTGAGGGGGTGCGGGACGCCGTCGCCGCCTATTTCGACGGCGACCTGACGGCGCTGGACAGCCTCGCCGTGAAGACCGGCGGCACCGACTTCCAGCGCGCGGTCTGGGCGGCGCTGCGCACCATTCCGGCGGGACGGACCTGGAGCTACGGCCAACTGGCGAAGGCCATCGGCAAGCCCGCGGCGGTGCGCGCCGTGGGGCTGGCCAACGGAGCCAATCCGATCGGGGTCATCGTGCCCTGCCACCGCGTCGTCGGCGCCAAGGGAACCCTGACCGGTTACGCAGGCGGGCTGGAGCGCAAGCGCTGGCTGCTGGCGCACGAAGCGTCGCAGCCTGGCCCTGATGATGGAACGGGACAGGGGGCGTTTGCGCTGGACTGACAGCGCCCTTTCCTTTCGGCGCTCATATGTGGAGTCTGATATGAACCTGCCCAACGGGGCTCTGGTCGCCGTCGCCGACGGCGAGAAGCTGAGCCTGTTCCGCAACACCGGCCACAACCTCGACATCCAGCTCAAGCCGATGGCGACTCCCGAAATCCCCGAACGCCTGTCCGGCGCGCCGGGCCGCCGCTCCAGCGACGCCAACCCCGACAACGACACCCAGGCCGAGGACGGCTTCGCCATGGGCGTGGCCGAGGCGCTGAACCACATGGCCCTGACCAACAAGTTCGAGGCCCTGGCCGTCGTCGCCGCGCCCAAGACCCTGGGCCAGTTGCGCAAGCATTGGCACAAGACGCTGGAGGGCCTGCTGGTCGGCGAAATCGCCAAGGACCTGACCGGCCGCCCGGCGGATGAGGTGGCCGAGGCGATCAGCCGGGCGTGACATAACGCCCGTCATCCCGGCTGCGGCCGCGCTGGCGAGGCGGAGAGCCGGGACCTCCCAGACCTCGCCGTTCGCCTCTCTGGCGGTCCCGGACAGCGGCTGCGCCGCTTCCGGGACGGCGCCGGGGTTCAGGCCGCCCCATCCAGGAACAGGCGGCAGGCCGGGTTGTCCGTCTCGTCGACGTACGGATAGCCCAGGTCGTCCAGCGCCGTCGTCAGGGCCGCCGCCTGATCCGGCGGGACGCTGACGCCCGCCAGCACCCGGCCCGCGTCGTCGCCGTGGTTGCGATAGTGGAACAGGGTCAGGGCCCAGGCGGGCTGAAGACTGTTGAGGAAGCGCAGGAAGGCGCCCGGCCGCTCGGGGAACTCGAAGCGCAGCAGCCGCTCATGCGGCAGGCCGATGGTGCGTCCGCCGACCATGTGGCGCACGTGCAGCTTGGCGGTCTCGTTGTCGCTCATGTCGACGACGGCATAGCCGTCGGCGGTCAGGCGACGCAGAAGGCTTTCACGCTCGGCGGCGCCGTCGCGCAGGGCTACGCCGACAAAGATCTGCGCCGTGCCGTCGCCGGACCAGCGATAATTGAATTCCGTGATCGAGCGGCCGTCCAGGCTGCGCAGGAAGCGGTGATAGTCCTCGCGCCGATCGGGCATGGAGACCGCGAACAGGGCTTCGGCGCCCTCGCCGATCTCGGCCCGCTCGGCGACGTGGCGCAGGCGGTCGAAGTTGACGTTGGCGCCCGAGTTGATCGCGACCAGCGCCCCCGATCCGGGATTGCGCGCGGCCCAGGCCTTGAGGCCGGCAAGCGCCACGGCGCCCGACGGCTCGGCTACCGCGCGCACGTCGTCGAAGATGTCCTTCACGGCGGCGCAGATGGCGTCGGTGTCGACCAGGACGATCTCGTCCAGCAGATCGCGGCACAGGCGGAAGGTCTCGTCGCCCGCGCGGCGCACGGCCACCCCGTCGGCGAACAGGCCGACCTGATCCAGATCAACGACGCGCCCGGCCTCAATGGCGCTTTTCATCGTCGGCGCCTCGGCCGGTTCGACGCCGATCAGGCGCGTCTCAGGCCGCAGGAAGCGGACGATGGCCGCCACCCCCGCCGCCAGCCCGCCGCCGCCGATGGGGATGAACACGGCGTCGATCGGATCGGCGTGCTGGCGCAGGATCTCCAGCCCCACCGTGCCTTGCCCGGCGATGACGTCGGGATCGTCGAAGGGGTGGACGAAGGCGGCGCCGGTCTGCTTCTCCAACTCGCGGGCGTGGGCGTAGGCGTCGTCAAAGCTTTCGCCATGCAGCACGACCCGGCCGCCCAGCCCCTGGACCGCCGCCACCTTGATGCCGGGCGTGGTGGTCGGCATGACGATGGTGGCCGCCGCGCCGCGTTTCGCCGCCGCCAGCGCCACCCCTTGCGCATGATTGCCCGCCGAGGCGCAGATGACGCCGCGCGCCAACTCCGCCTGGCTCAGGGCGGCGATCTTGTTGTAGGCGCCGCGGATCTTGAACGAGAAGACCGGCTGCAGGTCCTCGCGCTTCAGCAGGGCGGTCCGGCCGAGGCGGGCCGACAGCCGCTTGAGCGGATCGAGGGGGGTCTCCTCGGCCACGTCATAGACGCGGGCGGTCAGGATGCGGCGGACGGTGTCTTGCACGATGATCTCGGTCAGGCGTCAAAAAAAGAAACGAAGCGTGTGCTCGTCTAGGCCAGACCAACCCTTATGAGAACGAAAATTGCGCCCTTCCCTCCTGATCTAAAGCGCCTTCTCCAGAACCACGAAGGCCAGGTCGCGCGTGCGGGGCAGGCCGAAGCGGGGGTCGTCCAGCGGGAAGGGGCGGGTTTCGCCGGTCAGGCGATAGCCGCGCCGTTCGTACCAGGCGATCAGTTCGACGCGCTGGCGGATGACGGTCATCTCCATGCGCGTGGCGGCGAAGCGGGCGGCGGCTTCCGCCTCGGCGGCGTCGATCAGGCGGCGCCCCAGACCGCCCGCCTGACGCGCCGGATCGACGGTCAGCAGGCCCAGATAAGCCAGACCCTCGCCCTGATCCGCAACCTGGACGCAGCCGATCAGGGCGCCGTCGATCTCGGCCAGCAGCAGAAGCCGCGAGGCGTCGGCCAGGATGTCGCGCAACTCCGCCTCGTCGGTGCGCTGACCCTCCAGCAGGTCGGCTTCATGGGTCCAGCCAGCCTTGGCGCTGTCGCCGCGATAGGCGCTTTCGATCAGGGCGCGCAGCGCCGGAACATCGTCCGGCGCCGCAGGGCGGAAGACCGGGTCGCTCACTGGACGCCCAACTCCTGGATCAGGTGATCCATGCCGTAAACGTCGCGCAGGGCCGTGGTCACGGCCTGGGTGGTGACGATGACGCTGCGGTTGACGTTGCGGTCATAGCCGTAGGCGTTGCGCTGGGTCAGGACGGTGGAGTCGAAGTTGGCGCCGATGATCTCTCCCTTGGCGTTGACGGCGGGCGAGCCCGACGAGCCGCCGATGGTGTCGGACGAGACCGCCATGTTCATCACCGCGTTGGGGTCGATGCGGTCCTTGGCGGCCAGCAGCTTGGGCGCGACGTTGAACGGCTCGGCGCCGGTCGCCCGGTCCCACAGGCCGGCGAAGGTGGTGAAGGCGGGGATGCGCTGGCCCGGCACGTCGGTCCCCTCGACCCGGCCGTAGGTCAGGCGCAGGGTGCCCGTGGCGTCCGGATAGACGGCGTCGCCGAAGACGGCGAAGCGGGCGGCGGACAGCTGTTCCGAGGCGCGGTCGGTCGGCGCCTTGACCTTGTTGTCCCAGTCAGCGCGCACGGCGCGGGCGTCGGCGTCGATGGCCAGGACGTACTGGATCAGCGGATCGGTCGAGGCCTGGACGGCGGGCAGACCGCCTTCCCACAGGGCGCGGCGCACGGCCGGATCGGCCAGCTTGGTGCCTTCGACCAGACGGGCGGCCAGGCCTTCGGGGCTCTCCTTGCCCAGCAGGGTGCGGACATAAGGGCTGTCGACGGTCAGCCATTCGCGCGTCTTGGACAGCCACCATTCCAGCCGGATCTGCTCCAGCTCCGGATAGGTCGGGCGGGCGGCGAACAGGCTGGACTGGACGCCCGGCAGGCGGCTGTCGGCGAACTCGGGCAGGCGCTGATCCGACGGCTTGGCGCGCTCCTGCGCCCCGCGCACGATGGCTCGCGCCCAGCTGAACAGGGGCGAGCCGCCCGCCACCGAGGTGGTGCCCATGCCGGTGCCGCCTTCCAGCAGGGCCATCGGGGCGTAGAGCTCGCGTGCGATCGGCTGGACCTGCGCCAAAACGGCCCAGGGATCGCCGACCTCGGCCGACAGGGCCTCGTTCTCGGCCACGCCGCGACGGAAAACCGTTTCCTGGCCGGCCAGTTGATCCATGAAGGCCGGGTCGATCAGAGCGGCCATCCGGCCGCGCCCGCGCTTATAGGTGTTCTCGACGCCCGACAGCGGGTCCATGGCGATGAAGGCCTGATCCTCGCCCTCTTCCGAATAGCGGATCAGACGCCCGCGCAGCTCGGAGGCGATCAGCTGGTCCAGCGGCAGGACCACGTCGCGGATGGTCATCAGCTGGGCCTGCGTCAGCAGACGCTGGGTCGAGCCGGGGTTGCCGGTGACGAAGACGGGCTCGCCCTCGGTCGGCTTGTTCGGGTTCCAGGTGAAGTGGGTCGGGGTCGCAGCGGGCTTGCCGTCTTCATACAGGCGGATGAAGGCGGCATCGATGGCGAAGCGCGGGAAGGAGAAGTTGTCCAGATCGCCACCGAAGGTCGCGGCGCGGTCTTCCGGCGCCCAGGCCAGACGCACGTCGGAGTATTTGCGGAACTTGTAGAGTTTGAACTGGCCGCCGCGATACAGGCTGACGACCTGACAGCGGATCTTGGCGTCGTCGCCGCAGGCTTCGGTTTCGATGCGGCCGGCCTCGGCCTCGCGCGCCTGGGTGTAGGCCTGGCCGTCCAGCCCGGCGCCCGCCTTCTGGACCCGCGCGGTGACGTCGGTGATGTCGGTCAGGATTTCCGCAGAGGCGCCGGGGCATTGCAGCTCTTCCTCGCGGCTCTTGGGGGTGAAGCCGGTCTCATTATACTGAAGCTGGGGCGTCGACAGGTTGGCGACGCAGGACGAGACGCAGTGGTTGTTGGTCATCACCAGCCCCTCGGCCGAGATGACGCCCGCCGAGCAGCCGCCGAACTTCACCGACGACAGGCGCACGCGGTCCAGCCAGGCCTGATCGATATTGGTGCCCAAGGTCTGATTGGCGCGGGGGATGGGGAAGTTGTCATAGGTCCACATGCCCTCCTCTGCCTTGGCGGAAGAGGCGGCGGCGAAGGCCAGGACGGCGGCCGAGGCGAACAGCATGTGACGCATGAGAAGCTCCTGATTCAGACTCCGGCGAGGAAAAAACAGAGTCTAATTCGTCTGAATAGTCTGAAATCGGCAGGAAGAAAGCTAGCAGGCCGATGCGTCAGAGGGGGGCGTAACTTTTCCTCCCTATCGCATGGCGATGGGGAGGTGGATCGGCGGCGAAGCCGACGAGACGGAGGGGCTGCTTGGTTCTGCTGTCGCAGGCCCCTCCACC
Above is a window of Brevundimonas naejangsanensis DNA encoding:
- a CDS encoding host attachment family protein — its product is MNLPNGALVAVADGEKLSLFRNTGHNLDIQLKPMATPEIPERLSGAPGRRSSDANPDNDTQAEDGFAMGVAEALNHMALTNKFEALAVVAAPKTLGQLRKHWHKTLEGLLVGEIAKDLTGRPADEVAEAISRA
- the ilvA gene encoding threonine ammonia-lyase, biosynthetic, producing MVQDTVRRILTARVYDVAEETPLDPLKRLSARLGRTALLKREDLQPVFSFKIRGAYNKIAALSQAELARGVICASAGNHAQGVALAAAKRGAAATIVMPTTTPGIKVAAVQGLGGRVVLHGESFDDAYAHARELEKQTGAAFVHPFDDPDVIAGQGTVGLEILRQHADPIDAVFIPIGGGGLAAGVAAIVRFLRPETRLIGVEPAEAPTMKSAIEAGRVVDLDQVGLFADGVAVRRAGDETFRLCRDLLDEIVLVDTDAICAAVKDIFDDVRAVAEPSGAVALAGLKAWAARNPGSGALVAINSGANVNFDRLRHVAERAEIGEGAEALFAVSMPDRREDYHRFLRSLDGRSITEFNYRWSGDGTAQIFVGVALRDGAAERESLLRRLTADGYAVVDMSDNETAKLHVRHMVGGRTIGLPHERLLRFEFPERPGAFLRFLNSLQPAWALTLFHYRNHGDDAGRVLAGVSVPPDQAAALTTALDDLGYPYVDETDNPACRLFLDGAA
- a CDS encoding GNAT family N-acetyltransferase: MSDPVFRPAAPDDVPALRALIESAYRGDSAKAGWTHEADLLEGQRTDEAELRDILADASRLLLLAEIDGALIGCVQVADQGEGLAYLGLLTVDPARQAGGLGRRLIDAAEAEAAARFAATRMEMTVIRQRVELIAWYERRGYRLTGETRPFPLDDPRFGLPRTRDLAFVVLEKAL
- a CDS encoding S46 family peptidase, giving the protein MRHMLFASAAVLAFAAASSAKAEEGMWTYDNFPIPRANQTLGTNIDQAWLDRVRLSSVKFGGCSAGVISAEGLVMTNNHCVSSCVANLSTPQLQYNETGFTPKSREEELQCPGASAEILTDITDVTARVQKAGAGLDGQAYTQAREAEAGRIETEACGDDAKIRCQVVSLYRGGQFKLYKFRKYSDVRLAWAPEDRAATFGGDLDNFSFPRFAIDAAFIRLYEDGKPAATPTHFTWNPNKPTEGEPVFVTGNPGSTQRLLTQAQLMTIRDVVLPLDQLIASELRGRLIRYSEEGEDQAFIAMDPLSGVENTYKRGRGRMAALIDPAFMDQLAGQETVFRRGVAENEALSAEVGDPWAVLAQVQPIARELYAPMALLEGGTGMGTTSVAGGSPLFSWARAIVRGAQERAKPSDQRLPEFADSRLPGVQSSLFAARPTYPELEQIRLEWWLSKTREWLTVDSPYVRTLLGKESPEGLAARLVEGTKLADPAVRRALWEGGLPAVQASTDPLIQYVLAIDADARAVRADWDNKVKAPTDRASEQLSAARFAVFGDAVYPDATGTLRLTYGRVEGTDVPGQRIPAFTTFAGLWDRATGAEPFNVAPKLLAAKDRIDPNAVMNMAVSSDTIGGSSGSPAVNAKGEIIGANFDSTVLTQRNAYGYDRNVNRSVIVTTQAVTTALRDVYGMDHLIQELGVQ